In Candidatus Promineifilum breve, one genomic interval encodes:
- a CDS encoding aldo/keto reductase — protein MQTRKLGNSGLAVSALGLGCMRMSHDEDPLPDKQEMIAFLHAAVERGITFFDTAEVYGPFINEELVGEGLAPFRDRVVIATKFGFNINPDGSPGATGLNSRPEHIKAVAEASLRRLRVEAIDLFYQHRVDPDVPIEDVAGAVKELIQAGKVQHFGLSEAGAQTIRRAHAVQPVAAVQSEYSLWWREVEADVLPACEELGIGFVPFSPLGRGYLTGKIDETTTFAAADIRSRLPRFTPEARQANQVVIDLLARLGQQKGATPAQIALAWLLAQKPWIVPIPGTRKAGRLDENIGAITLDLTADDLREIDEAIAAMTIQGDRYPPSLRQMTGR, from the coding sequence GTGCAAACACGCAAACTTGGCAACAGCGGTCTGGCAGTCTCGGCTCTGGGGCTGGGCTGTATGCGCATGAGCCACGACGAAGACCCGCTGCCCGACAAGCAGGAGATGATCGCTTTTCTCCACGCGGCGGTCGAGCGGGGCATCACTTTCTTCGATACGGCCGAAGTCTATGGGCCATTCATCAACGAAGAACTGGTGGGCGAGGGGCTGGCTCCTTTTCGTGACCGGGTGGTGATCGCCACCAAGTTCGGATTCAATATAAATCCCGACGGCAGCCCCGGTGCGACCGGGCTGAACAGCCGGCCGGAGCATATCAAGGCCGTGGCCGAAGCGTCGCTGCGGCGTCTGCGGGTGGAGGCCATCGACCTGTTCTATCAGCACCGGGTTGACCCCGACGTGCCTATCGAGGACGTGGCCGGCGCGGTGAAGGAACTGATCCAGGCCGGCAAGGTGCAGCACTTCGGCCTTTCCGAAGCCGGGGCGCAGACGATCCGGCGCGCCCACGCCGTGCAGCCGGTGGCCGCCGTGCAGAGCGAATACTCGTTGTGGTGGCGCGAGGTGGAAGCTGACGTGCTGCCGGCCTGCGAAGAACTGGGCATCGGCTTCGTGCCCTTCAGTCCGCTGGGCCGGGGCTATCTGACGGGCAAAATCGACGAAACCACGACCTTTGCCGCGGCCGATATCCGCAGCCGCCTGCCGCGCTTTACGCCGGAGGCGCGCCAGGCCAATCAGGTGGTCATCGATCTGCTGGCCCGGCTGGGCCAACAGAAGGGCGCGACGCCGGCGCAGATCGCCCTGGCCTGGCTGCTGGCCCAGAAGCCGTGGATCGTGCCCATCCCCGGCACCCGCAAGGCGGGGCGTCTGGATGAGAACATCGGGGCGATCACCCTTGACCTCACCGCCGACGACCTGCGTGAGATCGACGAGGCCATTGCCGCGATGACGATTCAGGGCGACCGCTACCCGCCCAGCCTCAGGCAGATGACCGGCCGCTGA
- a CDS encoding aldo/keto reductase, translating into MQIRKLGNSGLEVSALGLGCMGMSSAYGPAADKQEMIKLIRTAVERGITFFDTAEAYGPFVNEELVGEALAPVRDQVVIATKFGFDIDPDSGRRGSGLNCHPEHIRQVAEAALKRLNTDVIDLFYQHRVDPDVPIEDVAGAVKELIQEGKVKHFGLSEAGVQTIRRAHAVQPVTALQSEYSLWTRDPEAEVLPTLAELGIGFVPFSPLGAGFLTGKIDTTTTFHSTDFRNISPRFTPEAREANQALVDLLSEVAEEKKATPAQIALAWLLAQEPWIVPIPGTTKLHRLIENIGAAAVELTADDLRQIDSAAAKITVQGARLPEAVLKMTGR; encoded by the coding sequence ATGCAAATACGTAAACTTGGCAATAGTGGTCTGGAAGTCTCCGCTCTGGGACTGGGCTGCATGGGCATGAGTTCGGCCTATGGCCCGGCGGCCGACAAGCAGGAGATGATCAAGCTGATCCGCACAGCTGTGGAACGCGGGATCACCTTCTTCGACACCGCCGAGGCTTATGGCCCTTTCGTCAATGAAGAGCTGGTAGGCGAAGCGCTGGCCCCTGTCCGGGATCAGGTGGTGATAGCCACGAAATTCGGCTTTGATATCGATCCCGATAGCGGGCGAAGGGGTTCCGGCCTCAACTGCCACCCGGAGCATATCAGGCAGGTGGCCGAGGCCGCGCTCAAACGGCTCAATACGGACGTGATCGATTTGTTCTATCAGCACCGCGTTGACCCGGACGTGCCCATCGAGGACGTGGCCGGGGCGGTGAAAGAACTGATCCAGGAAGGCAAGGTGAAGCACTTCGGCCTTTCCGAAGCCGGGGTGCAAACCATCCGGCGCGCCCACGCCGTGCAGCCGGTGACGGCCTTGCAGAGCGAATACTCGCTGTGGACGAGAGACCCCGAGGCCGAAGTGCTGCCAACCCTGGCCGAACTGGGCATCGGCTTCGTGCCCTTCAGTCCGCTGGGCGCGGGCTTCCTCACCGGCAAAATCGACACGACCACGACCTTCCACAGCACCGACTTCCGCAACATTTCGCCCCGCTTCACCCCGGAGGCCAGAGAAGCCAATCAAGCCCTCGTGGATCTGCTGAGCGAGGTGGCCGAAGAGAAAAAGGCCACGCCGGCCCAAATCGCCCTGGCCTGGCTGCTGGCCCAGGAACCGTGGATCGTGCCCATCCCCGGCACGACGAAGCTCCACCGCCTGATTGAGAATATCGGCGCGGCGGCCGTCGAACTGACCGCCGACGACCTGCGCCAGATCGACAGCGCCGCCGCCAAGATTACGGTGCAAGGCGCGCGCCTGCCCGAAGCAGTGCTGAAAATGACCGGCCGCTAA
- a CDS encoding DUF2255 family protein has translation MTTWTSDELGRIGGAEELQLASRRSDGTLRRPVTIWVVRVDDALYVRSVNGRDSGWFRGVLTRHEGSVRAGGVAKDVGFIEEADATLHDQIDAAYRAKYSRQPVEYVDACVTPQARAATIKLVPRPK, from the coding sequence ATGACTACTTGGACGAGTGATGAGCTAGGCAGGATCGGGGGCGCGGAGGAATTACAGCTTGCCTCGCGGCGTAGCGATGGTACGCTGCGCCGGCCGGTGACTATTTGGGTCGTCCGGGTTGACGACGCTCTGTACGTGCGATCTGTTAACGGCCGTGATTCCGGCTGGTTTCGCGGCGTGCTGACGCGCCACGAGGGTTCTGTACGGGCTGGAGGCGTCGCCAAAGATGTTGGTTTTATTGAGGAGGCCGACGCCACTCTCCATGACCAGATCGACGCCGCCTACCGGGCCAAGTACAGCCGCCAGCCGGTCGAATACGTCGATGCCTGTGTCACCCCACAGGCGCGGGCGGCGACGATTAAACTTGTGCCGCGCCCGAAATGA
- a CDS encoding Ig-like domain-containing protein yields the protein MKPNLLIILCALAASLLLLAACGPGANQAEATIAPALESAPTTDPVPTAPPAGEAYPPAVAAPVEAYPSDQAAPPTVAPEAYPSVVETFQEPRFRIDQPVAATATTITGQAPPGTSLAVMDVTYNGALLGTGRSDDSGRFTIPVTGLVAGNRIGLAVGELAEGQTLSQMAEQFFPYRGEGFMNLPNVGIFFDTVQVAP from the coding sequence ATGAAACCCAACCTGTTGATCATCCTGTGCGCCCTTGCGGCGTCTTTATTGTTGCTGGCCGCCTGTGGGCCGGGGGCCAACCAGGCCGAGGCCACGATTGCCCCGGCGCTGGAGAGTGCCCCGACAACGGATCCCGTGCCCACCGCGCCGCCGGCCGGCGAAGCCTATCCGCCGGCCGTGGCCGCGCCGGTCGAAGCCTATCCCAGCGATCAGGCCGCGCCGCCGACCGTCGCCCCCGAGGCCTATCCCTCGGTCGTGGAAACGTTCCAGGAGCCGCGCTTCCGCATCGACCAGCCGGTGGCGGCCACCGCCACCACCATAACCGGCCAGGCCCCGCCCGGCACGTCCCTGGCGGTGATGGACGTGACCTATAACGGCGCGCTGCTGGGCACGGGCCGCAGCGACGACAGCGGCCGGTTCACTATCCCCGTCACCGGGCTGGTGGCCGGCAACCGCATCGGCCTGGCTGTCGGCGAACTGGCCGAGGGGCAGACGCTCAGCCAGATGGCCGAACAGTTCTTCCCCTATCGCGGCGAGGGGTTTATGAACCTGCCCAACGTGGGCATCTTCTTCGATACCGTTCAGGTCGCCCCCTAG
- a CDS encoding zinc-dependent alcohol dehydrogenase family protein, whose translation MLATVMYGAGDVRVETVPDARLIEPTDALVIVARAAICGSDLWPYNGMVPGETGRRMGHEFIGVVEAVGAEVRTIKAGDVVAAPFAWSDGTCIFCREGLHTSCLHGGWWGGADLDGGQGQAVRVPQADGTLVVLPVGLDNALMPSLLTLTDVMATGHHAALAARVGPGKTVAVVGDGAVGLCGVIAARRLGAERIILLGRHPDRIALGQAFGATDIVSERGAAAVERVRELTNGSGAHSVLECVGLEQAMSTSINIARPGGAVGRVGVPQGEMLPAAQPSFFNNVTIAGGPAPARAYIEELLPDVLEGRIEPGRVFDWVAPLGKVPDGYRAMNERRAIKALIEF comes from the coding sequence ATGCTTGCAACAGTAATGTATGGCGCTGGTGACGTCCGTGTTGAGACTGTGCCCGACGCCCGCTTAATTGAGCCGACCGATGCCCTGGTCATCGTCGCCCGCGCCGCCATCTGCGGCAGCGATCTATGGCCGTACAACGGCATGGTACCAGGCGAGACGGGCCGCCGCATGGGCCACGAGTTCATTGGGGTCGTCGAGGCAGTCGGCGCTGAGGTGCGCACGATCAAGGCCGGCGACGTCGTCGCGGCCCCGTTCGCCTGGTCCGATGGGACCTGTATCTTTTGCCGGGAGGGATTGCATACCTCCTGTCTTCATGGCGGTTGGTGGGGCGGGGCAGACCTCGACGGCGGACAAGGGCAGGCCGTGCGCGTCCCGCAAGCGGACGGGACACTGGTTGTCCTGCCGGTTGGCCTGGATAACGCCCTGATGCCCTCGCTCCTGACCCTCACCGACGTGATGGCTACCGGCCATCATGCCGCCCTGGCGGCCAGAGTTGGCCCCGGCAAGACCGTGGCCGTCGTGGGCGATGGCGCGGTCGGCTTGTGTGGGGTCATTGCTGCCCGGCGTCTGGGCGCGGAGCGGATCATCCTCCTGGGCCGTCATCCGGACCGTATCGCCCTCGGCCAGGCGTTCGGCGCGACCGACATCGTCAGCGAGCGGGGGGCGGCGGCGGTTGAGCGCGTCCGCGAACTTACCAACGGTTCGGGCGCTCACTCCGTTCTCGAATGTGTCGGTTTGGAGCAGGCGATGTCCACGTCAATCAACATCGCCCGTCCCGGCGGCGCGGTCGGCCGTGTCGGCGTTCCCCAGGGGGAAATGCTACCGGCCGCGCAGCCGTCGTTTTTCAACAACGTCACCATCGCCGGCGGGCCGGCGCCGGCCCGCGCCTACATCGAGGAACTACTACCCGATGTCCTGGAAGGCCGCATCGAACCGGGGCGCGTCTTCGATTGGGTCGCTCCCCTCGGGAAAGTACCCGACGGCTACCGGGCGATGAATGAGCGCCGAGCGATCAAGGCGTTGATTGAGTTCTAA
- a CDS encoding CPBP family intramembrane glutamic endopeptidase — MSILLVSLPVLAVIVLANLITARGGNGARLAFNLLLFVAHALLLAVGVAILVRPALWLTVATGQELLGSATVGPALVGIGLWGMLVTLKPARRALARVLPALEPESPVHTLALVAVGYLLGNAALSLAPGALDALAAGVEVTVLDVLGQQFVFVLAAFAGAGLLTRREPAALNERLGLTRPTAAQVWTGIRWMVFFVFLQGCISITWTLLDPTQAEQLSGVNEALLGSFDTVWEWFLLAAAAGLGEELLFRGALQPIFGILPTSLIFAVSHVQYGLSPATLAIFLLSVILGIIRRRSNTTVAIIVHAGYNFILGLISLLAVYLQSVVSQGGF; from the coding sequence ATGTCGATCCTGCTCGTCAGTCTGCCGGTTCTGGCAGTCATCGTCCTCGCCAATCTGATCACGGCCCGCGGCGGCAACGGCGCGCGGCTGGCCTTCAACCTGCTGCTGTTCGTAGCCCATGCCCTGCTGCTGGCCGTCGGGGTGGCTATCCTGGTCCGGCCGGCCCTGTGGCTAACGGTCGCCACCGGGCAGGAACTACTGGGCAGCGCGACGGTCGGGCCGGCATTGGTCGGCATCGGTCTGTGGGGTATGCTCGTCACGCTGAAACCAGCGCGGCGGGCGCTGGCGCGCGTGTTGCCCGCGCTGGAGCCGGAGTCGCCGGTGCATACCCTGGCCCTGGTGGCCGTGGGCTATCTGCTGGGCAACGCCGCCCTGTCGCTGGCCCCCGGCGCGCTCGACGCGCTGGCGGCCGGGGTCGAAGTGACGGTGCTCGACGTGCTGGGCCAGCAGTTTGTTTTTGTGCTGGCCGCTTTTGCCGGGGCCGGGCTGCTGACGCGGCGCGAACCGGCGGCGCTCAACGAGCGCCTGGGCCTGACGCGGCCGACGGCCGCCCAGGTTTGGACCGGCATCCGCTGGATGGTGTTCTTCGTCTTCCTACAGGGCTGCATCAGCATCACCTGGACGCTGCTCGACCCAACCCAGGCCGAACAACTCAGCGGCGTGAATGAGGCGCTCCTGGGCAGCTTTGACACGGTGTGGGAGTGGTTCCTGCTGGCCGCCGCCGCCGGTCTGGGCGAGGAGTTGCTCTTCCGTGGCGCGCTCCAGCCCATCTTCGGCATCCTGCCCACCTCGCTCATCTTCGCCGTCTCCCACGTCCAGTACGGCCTGTCCCCGGCCACGCTGGCGATCTTTCTGCTCAGCGTCATCCTGGGCATCATCCGCCGGCGCAGCAATACGACGGTCGCCATCATCGTCCACGCCGGCTACAACTTCATTCTGGGGTTAATCAGCCTGCTGGCCGTCTATCTGCAATCGGTTGTCTCTCAGGGCGGATTCTAG
- a CDS encoding (R)-mandelonitrile lyase: MEIKRVGSQPSTDGSADYFTGAVRIDPLFAAPDPARVFGASVTFAPGARTAWHTHPLGQTLIVTAGCGRAQSWGGPIQIIRPGDVVWFAPGEKHWHGAAPTTAMTHIALVEVLDGRSADWLEHVSEGQYQAAVSGG; encoded by the coding sequence ATGGAAATTAAACGAGTTGGCTCCCAACCTTCGACCGACGGCTCGGCCGATTATTTCACCGGCGCGGTGCGCATCGATCCATTGTTCGCCGCCCCCGACCCGGCCCGCGTCTTTGGGGCCAGCGTCACGTTTGCGCCCGGCGCGCGGACGGCCTGGCACACTCATCCGCTGGGCCAGACGCTGATCGTCACCGCCGGTTGCGGCCGGGCGCAGAGCTGGGGCGGCCCGATTCAGATCATCCGGCCAGGGGACGTGGTCTGGTTCGCGCCGGGCGAGAAGCATTGGCATGGGGCCGCGCCGACCACGGCCATGACCCACATCGCCCTCGTGGAAGTCCTCGACGGCCGGTCGGCCGATTGGCTGGAGCACGTCAGCGAAGGGCAATATCAGGCCGCGGTGTCGGGCGGATAG
- the hpt gene encoding hypoxanthine phosphoribosyltransferase, whose amino-acid sequence MTYIHPDLARILVSENDIHYRVREIARQIARDYAGVEQLHLVGVLKGAFIFLADLARALTQIEDAPPHVVDFMAVSSYGRTTTSGEVRLVMDVREPIVDRHVVLVEDIVDSGRTVNYLLHTLQGRGPASLRSCALVRKDRPDLDAPAMDYLGFTIPDVWVVGYGLDYAEKHRTLPFIAELRREVYEHPG is encoded by the coding sequence ATGACTTATATTCATCCCGATTTGGCCCGTATCCTCGTCTCCGAAAATGACATCCATTACCGTGTGCGGGAGATCGCCCGGCAGATCGCGCGCGATTATGCCGGCGTGGAGCAGTTGCATCTGGTCGGCGTCCTGAAGGGCGCGTTCATCTTCCTGGCCGATCTGGCGCGGGCGCTGACGCAGATCGAGGACGCCCCGCCCCACGTGGTGGATTTCATGGCCGTGTCCAGCTACGGCCGCACCACGACCTCGGGCGAGGTGCGGCTGGTCATGGATGTGCGCGAGCCAATCGTTGACCGCCACGTCGTGCTGGTGGAGGACATCGTCGATTCCGGTCGCACGGTGAATTACCTGCTCCACACCTTGCAGGGGCGCGGCCCGGCCTCGTTGCGCAGTTGCGCGCTGGTGCGTAAGGATCGCCCCGACCTCGACGCGCCGGCCATGGACTATCTGGGCTTCACCATCCCCGACGTGTGGGTCGTCGGCTACGGGCTGGATTACGCCGAGAAGCACCGCACCTTGCCCTTCATCGCCGAACTGCGGCGCGAAGTCTATGAGCATCCGGGCTAG
- a CDS encoding aldo/keto reductase translates to MQKRILGNSNLEVSALGLGCMKMSFGDSPVGTKQDMIDVLHAAVDRGVTFFDTAEVYGPFTNEELLGEGLAPYRGQVVIATKFGFNLNPDGSPGWTGLNSRPERIRQVAEESLRRLNVEAIDLFYQHRVDPDVPIEDVAGAVKELIAAGKVKHFGLSEASAATIRRAHAVQPVTAVQSEYSMWWRNPEEDVLPTCRELGIGFVPFSPLGKGFLTGKIDANTTFDSSDIRSRIPRFAPEAMQANQAVVDLLTAIGAQKGATPAQIALAWLLAQQPWIVPIPGSRKLERLEENLGAVNVELTADDLAQIESALAKLTIEGDRYPAALQQMTNR, encoded by the coding sequence ATGCAAAAGCGTATACTTGGCAACAGCAATCTGGAAGTCTCGGCCCTGGGGCTGGGCTGCATGAAAATGAGCTTTGGCGACAGCCCGGTGGGCACGAAGCAGGACATGATCGACGTGCTCCACGCCGCGGTCGACCGGGGCGTGACCTTCTTCGACACGGCCGAGGTCTATGGCCCGTTCACCAACGAGGAACTGCTGGGCGAGGGGCTGGCCCCTTACCGGGGGCAGGTGGTCATCGCCACCAAGTTCGGCTTCAACCTGAACCCGGACGGCAGCCCCGGCTGGACGGGGTTGAACAGCCGCCCGGAACGCATCCGGCAGGTGGCCGAGGAGTCGTTGCGGCGGCTCAACGTCGAGGCCATCGACCTGTTCTACCAGCACCGCGTTGACCCCGACGTGCCCATTGAAGACGTAGCCGGCGCGGTGAAAGAGTTGATCGCGGCCGGCAAGGTGAAGCATTTCGGCCTGTCCGAGGCGAGCGCGGCGACGATACGGCGCGCCCACGCCGTGCAGCCGGTGACGGCGGTGCAGAGCGAATACTCGATGTGGTGGCGCAACCCGGAAGAGGACGTGCTGCCCACCTGCCGGGAACTGGGCATCGGCTTCGTGCCCTTTAGCCCGCTGGGCAAGGGCTTCCTGACGGGCAAGATCGACGCCAACACGACCTTCGACAGCTCCGACATCCGCAGCCGCATCCCGCGCTTTGCGCCGGAAGCGATGCAGGCCAATCAGGCCGTGGTCGATCTGCTGACGGCCATCGGCGCGCAAAAAGGGGCCACGCCGGCCCAGATCGCCCTGGCCTGGCTGCTGGCCCAGCAGCCGTGGATCGTGCCCATCCCCGGCTCGCGCAAGCTGGAACGGCTGGAGGAGAACCTCGGCGCGGTCAACGTCGAATTGACGGCCGACGATTTGGCGCAAATCGAGAGTGCCCTGGCCAAGCTAACCATCGAAGGCGACCGCTACCCGGCGGCGTTGCAGCAGATGACCAACCGCTGA
- a CDS encoding AraC family transcriptional regulator, giving the protein MDEIIAAGGTPNGRNEREAQRAQANREELIERLGRAIRQDGRVEPIRGLRFFRLSAPTDMVHGRTDTAFCVIAQGSKEVLLGDDRYRYDPAHYLLTTVELPVVSQVVEASPERPYLSLRLDLDPVLVGSVMVEVGHATPRRRTDVRAIDVSPLEANLLDAVVRLVRLMDSPAEARVLAPGIAREIVYRLLVGEQGDRLRHVAILGGQSHRIARAIEQLRNEFDRPLRIEDIAHELGMSVSAFHHHFKAVTAMSPLQFQKQLRLQEARRLLLVQGLDAASAGYRVGYDDASHFNREYKRQFGLPPMRDVERLRETAAARPN; this is encoded by the coding sequence ATGGATGAAATAATCGCCGCCGGCGGGACGCCCAACGGCCGGAACGAGCGCGAAGCCCAACGGGCGCAAGCCAACCGCGAGGAACTGATCGAACGTCTGGGACGGGCCATTCGCCAAGACGGGCGTGTTGAACCAATCAGGGGGCTGCGCTTCTTTCGCCTCTCCGCGCCCACCGATATGGTTCATGGCCGCACCGACACAGCTTTCTGCGTGATTGCCCAGGGCAGCAAGGAAGTGCTATTGGGCGACGACCGCTACCGGTATGATCCCGCCCACTACCTGCTCACCACTGTTGAGTTGCCCGTCGTCAGCCAGGTCGTCGAAGCGTCGCCGGAGCGGCCGTACCTGAGCCTGCGCCTGGACCTCGACCCCGTTCTCGTCGGCTCGGTCATGGTCGAGGTCGGCCACGCCACGCCGCGCCGCCGGACGGACGTGCGGGCCATTGACGTCAGCCCGTTGGAGGCCAACTTGCTCGACGCCGTGGTGCGCCTGGTCAGGCTCATGGACTCGCCGGCCGAGGCGCGCGTCCTGGCCCCCGGCATCGCCCGCGAGATCGTCTACCGGCTGCTGGTGGGCGAGCAGGGCGACCGGCTGCGCCACGTCGCCATCCTGGGCGGCCAATCCCACCGCATCGCCCGGGCGATTGAGCAGTTGCGCAACGAGTTCGACCGGCCGCTGCGCATCGAGGACATCGCGCACGAATTGGGCATGAGCGTCTCCGCCTTCCACCACCATTTCAAAGCGGTGACGGCCATGAGTCCCTTGCAGTTCCAGAAGCAGTTGCGCTTGCAGGAAGCCCGCCGGTTGCTGCTCGTCCAGGGCCTCGACGCGGCCAGCGCCGGCTATCGCGTGGGCTACGACGACGCCTCGCACTTCAACCGGGAGTACAAAAGGCAGTTCGGCCTGCCGCCCATGCGCGACGTGGAACGGCTGCGCGAAACGGCCGCCGCCCGCCCCAATTAA
- a CDS encoding flippase produces MNTLQRLLSNTAFALIANLVAKSGTGLLFILVGRNLGPTASGVYSLGTTFFTIVFGLSALGLHELFVRQVAPRRGESAHYFVHYLGLRLLSSLLTYLLLLLCLYFILPYSRETGQVILIMSLAAIPEAISDICGALFEAHERMATPALVSLVTSLIKIGGGFWLLRQGRGVIDIAWLMVIAGAVGMLIYLPALFRFFRRAAQPWRVKPDFAFSLGQLRQTPGFFVIYLFSVVDYQADVFLISLLLTETSLGLYSAAMTITLAISLLAFAVRVAIYPVMTRYAATAPDKLALLHHKANQYLIVLALPIAAGVCLLARPMITLIFGETFEPAVPVLQISVWAAVFILITVPNARLMLVSHRQNVSARLTGASMATNVIANLILIPPLGILGAALARVIASATLFLGIHLYVRANLLRSSFLPLLPRPLLATALMVAAMWPARELPMIVPLLIGLIVYAGAALLLGVVPADDLVYWRQALQSGLGERIERG; encoded by the coding sequence ATGAATACCCTCCAACGGCTGCTCAGCAATACGGCCTTTGCCCTCATCGCCAACCTGGTCGCCAAGAGCGGAACCGGCCTTCTTTTCATTCTCGTCGGCCGCAATCTTGGCCCAACCGCGTCGGGGGTCTACAGCCTGGGTACGACCTTCTTTACTATCGTCTTCGGGCTTTCGGCTCTGGGGCTGCATGAATTATTTGTCCGTCAGGTCGCGCCGCGCCGTGGGGAGAGCGCCCACTACTTCGTTCACTACCTTGGCCTGCGCCTCCTCTCTTCGCTGCTAACCTATCTCCTGCTCCTCCTCTGCCTCTACTTCATTTTGCCCTATAGCCGGGAGACGGGGCAGGTTATCCTCATCATGTCTCTGGCGGCTATTCCGGAAGCGATCAGCGACATCTGCGGCGCGCTTTTTGAAGCGCATGAGCGCATGGCCACACCGGCGCTTGTTTCCCTCGTCACCAGCCTCATCAAAATTGGCGGCGGATTCTGGCTCTTGCGGCAAGGCCGCGGGGTTATCGACATCGCCTGGTTGATGGTCATTGCCGGGGCAGTCGGGATGCTCATCTACCTGCCGGCGCTGTTCAGATTTTTTCGCCGCGCCGCTCAACCCTGGCGCGTCAAGCCCGACTTTGCCTTTAGCCTCGGCCAGTTGCGCCAGACGCCCGGCTTTTTTGTCATTTATCTTTTCTCCGTGGTCGATTATCAGGCCGACGTTTTTCTCATCTCCCTGCTGCTGACAGAGACAAGCCTGGGCCTCTACAGCGCCGCCATGACCATTACCCTGGCTATCTCGCTTCTGGCCTTTGCCGTCCGGGTGGCTATCTATCCGGTGATGACGCGTTACGCCGCGACCGCGCCGGATAAACTGGCTTTGCTCCATCACAAAGCCAATCAATACCTCATCGTCCTGGCCCTGCCCATCGCCGCGGGCGTGTGTCTGCTGGCGCGACCGATGATCACGCTCATCTTTGGTGAAACGTTCGAGCCGGCCGTGCCGGTCTTGCAGATTTCGGTCTGGGCGGCCGTTTTCATTTTGATCACCGTGCCCAACGCCCGGTTGATGCTGGTCAGTCATCGTCAGAATGTTTCGGCGCGACTGACCGGGGCCAGTATGGCAACCAACGTCATCGCCAATCTGATCCTCATCCCGCCGCTAGGCATCCTCGGCGCGGCCCTGGCCCGCGTGATCGCTTCCGCTACATTGTTCCTGGGCATCCATCTCTATGTCCGGGCCAATCTACTGCGCAGCAGCTTCCTGCCGCTGCTGCCGCGCCCGTTGCTGGCGACGGCGCTCATGGTCGCGGCCATGTGGCCGGCGCGGGAATTGCCCATGATCGTCCCCTTGCTCATCGGGCTAATCGTCTATGCCGGGGCGGCGCTATTACTGGGCGTGGTGCCGGCCGACGATCTGGTTTACTGGCGGCAGGCTTTGCAATCCGGCTTGGGAGAAAGAATAGAACGGGGCTAA
- a CDS encoding class I SAM-dependent methyltransferase produces the protein MTTNYSTETWRPTLKNRLYDLVGPFEEFFNRAIYRPKYNEWCRTRAANTPVFSDRYLQYQFLIDNHGLGGSIDFLEFGVFHGESLQWWLAHNTDAGARFVGFDTFTGLPESWVGLPPGTFSAGGQLPDFKDSRVSLEVGLFQDILVGFLERYPLNRRTVVHVDADLYSATLFVLSTLMPHLKQGDVILFDELGSTYGVTHEFRALCDIESAFGLRYRVLAGADGFVRAAIEIQ, from the coding sequence ATGACCACCAATTATTCCACGGAGACGTGGCGACCGACGCTGAAGAATCGCCTTTACGATCTGGTTGGGCCGTTCGAGGAATTCTTCAACAGGGCGATCTACCGGCCGAAGTATAACGAATGGTGCCGGACAAGGGCCGCCAACACACCGGTCTTCTCCGACCGTTACCTCCAATATCAATTCCTGATCGATAACCATGGCTTGGGTGGGAGTATCGATTTCCTGGAGTTCGGCGTTTTTCACGGAGAATCGTTGCAGTGGTGGCTGGCCCACAACACCGATGCCGGCGCGCGCTTCGTTGGCTTCGATACCTTCACCGGATTGCCTGAATCCTGGGTCGGGTTGCCGCCGGGCACATTTTCGGCCGGTGGGCAGTTGCCGGATTTCAAAGACAGCCGCGTGTCACTGGAAGTCGGCCTCTTCCAGGATATACTCGTCGGATTTCTCGAACGCTACCCGTTGAACCGGCGCACTGTCGTCCATGTGGACGCCGATCTCTACAGCGCGACACTGTTCGTCCTCAGCACCCTGATGCCGCATCTTAAACAAGGTGACGTCATCCTCTTCGATGAGCTGGGATCGACTTACGGCGTCACGCATGAATTTCGCGCCTTGTGCGATATCGAGTCGGCCTTTGGGCTGCGCTATCGCGTGCTGGCCGGCGCCGACGGCTTCGTCCGGGCGGCCATCGAAATTCAATAG